CTGCAGAAGCTGAATCGAGGCGGCCACGACCCGGAGAAGGTATATGCCGCTTACAAGGCCGCTGTGGAACACAAAGGCTCTCCCACCGTGATACTTGCTAAGACCGTAAAAGGTTACGGTCTCGGTGAAAGCGGGGAGGGTAAAAACATCACCCACCAGCAGAAGAAGCTCAACGAAGAAGAGCTTCGCGAATTTCGAAGCCGTTTCGGGATTCCCATATCCGATGATGACGTGGCTAAAGCCCCATTTTACAAGCCTTCGGATGACAGCCCGGAAATGCAGTACCTGCATGCCCGAAGACGGGAATTGGGAGGTTATATTCCTCAAAGGGTAGTTAAGTGTGAGCCGGTTAAAACACCCCCGGACGAGTTGTTCGAGGAGTTTTATAAGGGCTCAGACGGCCGAGAAGTATCCACGACAATGGCCTACGTCCGCCTCCTGGTGAAGCTCCTTAGAAATAAAGAAATCGGAAAGCTAATCGTTCCTATCGTCCCCGACGAGGCTAGGACATTCGGTATGGAGGGTCTATTTCGTCAATTCGGTATATACTCTCATGTCGGTCAGCTTTACGAACCGGTGGACAAAGAGACATTGCTCTTTTACAAAGAGGCCAAGGATGGGCAAATTCTTGAAGAGGGGATCACGGAAGCAGGTTCCATGTCCTCGTTCATTGCCGCTGGAACGGCTTATGCCACCCATGGGATCAGCACCATTCCATTTTTTACCTTCTATTCCATGTTCGGGTTTCAAAGAATAGGCGACCTGATATGGGCGGCGGGCGACATGCGTTGCCGCGGCTTTCTGGTCGGTGGTACTTCCGGTCGTACTACACTCGCCGGTGAGGGTTTGCAGCATCAGGACGGAAACAGCCACATTCTTGCCTATCCCGTCCCCAACCTTAAAGCTTACGACCCGGCCTTTGCTTATGAACTGGCGGTGATTATTCAGGACGGCATCCGCCGTATGTTCGAACAACAGCAAGATGTGTTCTATTATCTGACCGTTATGAATGAACCCTATGTGCAACCCCCGATGCCCGACGGCGTCAAAGAAGGGATTTTAAAGGGTATGTACAAGCTTAAAACCTCTGAACATAAGAACACAAAACTCCACGCCCAGCTTTTCGGCAGCGGTGCAATATTGAATGAGGTTCTAAAAGCCCAGAAGATTCTAGAAGAGAAGTATGATGTGGCTGCGGACGTGTGGAGCGTGACCAGTTATAAAGAGTTATATCGGGACGGCCACGATGTCGACCGCTGGAATATGCTGCACCCATCTGAGATTCAAAGGGTTCCCTACATCAAAGAGTGCCTTGAGGATGTTCCCGACGACAGCGTTTTCGTCGCCGCCACCGATTATATAAAAGCAGTGCCCGACTCAATCTCAAAATGGTTTCCGAGGCCGCTTGTAACACTGGGCACGGACGGATTCGGGAGAAGTGATAGCCGACGGGCGTTACGGGAATTCTTCGAAGTAGACGCTAGATTTATCACGTTAGCTGTACTGTCAGAGCTGGCCCGTCAGAAAAAGATTGGCATAGAAGTGGTCGAGCATGCAATAAAAGAAAAGCACATCGACCCGGCAAAGCCAAATCCGGTGATCTCGTGAAGACAAATAATATAAACCACAAAGACACGACGACACTAAGGAAAAGATATTAGGTTTATACTAGAAATGAAAAATAACGCTTATATTCTTGATTCTAACTTTGTGTCACTTCGACTTCGCTCAGTGCAGGCTTAGTGCCTTCGTGGTTGAATCAAATAGATTGAGAGGGCGATATGGTAACAGAATTCAAACTACCGGAGCTTGGTGAAGATATACAAACAGGCGACTTGCTCAAAATCCTGGTGTCCGTGGGAGACAGGGTAACCCAGGACCAGCCGATAATGGAAATAGAGACGGAAAAGGCGTTGATAGAGGTCCCTGCCCCGGTCGGTGGGGTGGTTAAGGGAATCCATGTCAGCGAGGGAGAGCAAGTAAAGATAGGACAGCTTCTCATAACCATTGACGAAGATGCAGAGGCCGCAGAAAAGGAAGAGAAGGCCGAGACCAAGCCAAAGGAAGAGGTCAAAGAAGAAAAGAAAGAGAAGAAGAAGGAAGAAAAGAAAAAGGAACCTAAAGTTGAGGTAAAAGAAGAAAGAGAAAAAGAAAAAGTCAGCGCTGAAGAGAAAGCCGAAGAAGAGCCGGAGGAAGTGAGGGAGGCAGAAGAAAAGAAAGAGCCTGTCGAGAAAACCGTATCGGCAGAAAGAGAGCAGGGTGAAGTGGTTGAGTTCACCCGCCCGACTAAAACTGCTGCCAAGGCTAAGCCCTCCTCTCAGCAAGCTCCAGCTTCACCGTCGGTTCGCCGGCTGGCCCGGGAGATCGGGGTTGACATAAACGAGGTTCCCGGCTCCGGCCCGGGAGGACGGATTTCTGAAGAGGACGTAAAAAACTATGCCCGTCAGGTGCTCGCCTCAGGCGCTCCTGACACGAGGCCTCCTGGCCGACAGGTTAAAGAGGATACATCGGCGACCCACATGATAAGCATGGTGGAGTCAATTGTTATTCCCCGGCTGCCGGATTTTGCCGAATGGGGCGAGATAGAACGCAAACCCATGACCAACGTACGCCGTAAAACTGCCGAGCATGTGAGCTATGGCTGGGTTTCTCCGCATGTAACTCAGCATGACAAGGCGGACATAACCAACCTAGAAGAATTGCGTAAAGAATACGGCAAAAAGGCGGAAGAGGCCGGAGGGAAGTTGACCGTCACTGCAATCATACTGAAAGTGACGGCTTCGGCGCTCAAGGTTTTTCCAGAGTTCAATACCAGCGTGGACATGGCTGGCGGCGAAATTATCTACAAAAAGTACTACCACATAGGTATAGCAGTGGATACTGACAGGGGATTACTGGTTCCGGTGATAAGAGACGTAGATAAGAAGAATATCATCGAATTGTCCGTAGAGTTGAATGAGATCTCGGAGAAAGCTAGGAATAAAAAGCTTACCATAGAGGAAATGAGAGGGGGAACTTTTACGATAAGTAATCTGGGAGGCATAGGGGGCACCTATTTTACCCCTATCATTAATTTCCCCGAGGTAGCCATACTGGGCGTCTCCCGTTCTAGTGTCGAGCCGGTTTTTATCGATGGACAATTTGAACCGCGACTGATGTTGCCCCTTTCCCTATCCTACGACCATCGGGTCATAGATGGGGCAGACGCCGCCCGCTTTCTACGCTGGGTGGCGGAGGCGCTGGAACAGCCGTTCAAGCTGATACTGGAAGGGTGATGGGAGAGAAATTACTTAGCCACGAATTTACACAAAAATGGACACGAATAAAAAGAAAGGGATTAAATATTGGAATGAGCTATTGCAGTTGTCGTTAAGAGCATGTTTTCTCTGGCCGGTGTGAGCTCTGTGAAGCAATCCCTTGTTTAAGGTTCACTATGACAACATACCAAATTGTGGCAGTACTGTTTTCTATTGAAGCATAAGACAACCTAATATGCTTTCTAATGATGGCATAAGAGATCATAGGTTGTTTTGTTAGCTTAATATAAAAACCTAATAATCAATTTTTGATTCGTGAAAATTCGTGCTCATTTGTGGCAAAAAGATTTGAGGGTTCAGCAATGAGCGAAAAAGCTAAATCAACTCATGTTGCGGTTATCGGTGGAGGACCGGGCGGATATCCGGCGGCGTTTCTGGCAGCCGACCTAGGGATGGAGGTTACGCTGATAGACGAGGAAATTAACCCGGGAGGGGTATGTCTATACCGTGGTTGTATTCCTTCGAAGGCTCTTCTTCACGTAGCCAAGGTGATCACGGAATCCCAGCACGCATCCAACTGGGGGGTGGAATTCTCAAAGCCCACTATCGACCTGGACAGGCTTCGTGAATGGAAAGACGGTGTAGTAAAGAAACTCACCGGCGGTTTAGGACAGCTCACCAAGCAAAGAAAAATAGGTTACATCCAGGGACGGGCCAGCTTTGAGAATGCTCAAACCCTCCGGATTCAAAACAAGAACGGCGTAGAACTACTAAAATTTAGCCATGCAATCCTGGCCACCGGTTCCAGTCCGGCGGCAATCCCCGGCCTTTCGATCGAGAGCCCCAGAATCCTGGACTCGACCAGCGCCCTCGACTTGCCCGATATTCCCAAAAACATGCTGGTGATTGGCGGAGGCTACATAGGCCTCGAACTTGGAACGGTATATGCTGCCTTGGGGACGAGAGTAACCGTCGTAGAGATGACATCCGGTCTTATGCCGGGCGTGGATCGAGACCTGGTATCCGTACTGGCAAAGAGACTAGAAGGCATTTTTGACTCGATCATGCTGAATACTAAAGTGGTTGGTATGAAGGAGGAGAAGGAGGGAATTAGAGTCAAATTTGAAGGAAGCGAGGTCAAGGAGCCGGAGCAGGTGTTTGAAAAGGTGCTCGTTTCCGTGGGCAGAAAACCAAACTCAGAGAATCTGGGGCTAAAAAATACCAAGGTGAGTATCGACTCCTCCGGGTTTATAAAGGTGGATGTGCAACGCCGAACCGAAGAACCTACTATATACGCAATTGGAGACGTTGCCGGCGAACCTATGCTGGCGCATAAGGCTACGCACGAGGGACGGGTGGCAGCAGAGGTTATCGCCGGACACAAGGTTGCCTTCGAGCCTCAAGCAATACCCGCCGTGGTGTTTACCGACCCGGAGATAGCCTGGTGCGGCCTTACCGAGACCGAGGCCAAGGGGCAGAAGCGACCGGTTAAGGTTGCCCGCTTCCCCTGGGGAGCCTCGGGTAGAGCTACGACTTTGGACAGGAATGACGGTGTAACTAAGCTCATACTCGACCCGGAGACCGAGCGGGTGCTGGGAATGGGGATAGTGGGAACCGGAGCTGGGGAGTTAATTGCAGAGGGAGTACTGGCTGTGGAGATGGCGGCCTTAGCCTCGGACCTAAGCCTGAGTATTCATCCTCATCCCACTCTTTCCGAAACTATCATGGAGGCCGCCGAAGTATTTTTCGGCACCGGCACCCATATTTACAGGCCGAAGAAGGCATGAAGCCAAACGTAAAAGAGTGTGGGCGTGTGCCAAAGAAAAGATTCCTTCTCCTTATGGAATATAGTAGTAAGGATTCGGCAGCTTGAACGACCTTTCTGAATACCCGCCGGCCAGGTCGCTGTACTGGTCGCCGATGTTAAGGACGATGTCATAGCCGCTCTCTTGAATGCGTTTTCTGATACTGCTTTTGTATGGAATAATGGACGTCTGTTGATAGCTGCTAGGCTTGAAAAATAGGCCATTCCAATCCTTGTATCCCGCATTATTCAGGTTTTTTATGGTGGCCACTTTGAGGTCCTCGGTTCTCCCGGTGATAAAAAACACGGCCACACCGTTTAGCTTTGCGTATTTGTAAAGCTCTAAGGTCCCCGGAATAACCGGGTCTACAGCTTCCATGATGGTCTCTTTGTAGATTTCCGGGATTATCCCAAAGTCCAGGGCAAGAAGGTGCCTGTAATTGGATAGCGAGGTTTCATCTATATCCAATACGACCGCCAGCCTCTTTTTGTTTTTTAGCTTGTTATTTTCAGAGATTCTCTTTTCTAAATAGTCTTGCGCCTTTTGAGCCACTACCCCAAGATCATAGTCATACTCTCCTGAGTCGTGATAGAAGATAGCCGCCTGTTTTGCCAGATGAAGATTTTCCGGTTCATTTGCGGACGAGATACCGGATACCAATATCAGAGAAGTAGATATTAGGAGAAATAACCCTGGTAATCGTCTGGTCATATCATTGACCCCTTGCATCTCTTATCACCCGTTAATTTGTGAATGTCCTGATGTAAAATAAGCTGCCAATATCCAACAAACTAAACCCGATGAACACCTGCCATTCTTAGTCGCCTCTGGTTTTGGTTACGTTTTCACTTTTTTGCGAGACTTATCTCACATCCTTGGATGGTGGAATGTCAAAGTATTAGAGTTAGCTGAATACTGCATCCGAATGTTAGGCATATAGAAGGAAAAAACCTGTCATTTCAAGATCTGACCCTTTTTCCTCTTCCCTATTGACCTAAGCTGTGTTTGTTTATATTTTTTCTGAAACCCGAAATACTAATGAAGAGGTAAAATGTCTGATAATAAGGAGCCCGAATTATCTAACATTACCGAAACTCAAATAGCCCGGCTAACCGTTTTAGTAGATACACGTTATTTTGACGCAGTGGCGGATATGGTGGCTGATGTTGCTAAGGCCCTGGGGCTAAGTGAAGAAGCTGCACGTAAACTGGATGAGGTCTTGCTGGAGGTTTTACGAAAGGTTCTGGAATACGGATACGAGGGAGACACCAAGCAGTCTGTTGATGTTGTCCTATCCCGACGCTCCCATTCGCTCGTCGTTGCCGTCGAGGACAAAGGGCTTCCTTTCGATTATCAAAAATTGGAACAAGGAAAAGACCCGAGGTTCTCGTCGTTTCTTTCGTTAGGTTATGCAGACCAGGTTCACTTCGTGAATCTCGGGACTTCCGGAAACCGTGTCGAGCTTGTCCGGGACCTCCCTGCTAAGGACATACGGGATCAATTAGACCCGGAGGAGCATCAGGCGGCAATAAAAGCCGAAGAAGCGCACCCTGAAGAATCCCTTTCTATCCGAATGGTCAGGCCGGACGAGGCGGTGGAACTGGCTCGTCTTGTTTATCGCTGCTACGGTTATACCTACCCCAACGAATTCATGTACTACCCGGAGCAGGTGGAGGCCCGGCTGAAATCCGGCCTGATGAAATCCTGCGGCGCATACAACAGCCGAGACGACATAGTCGGCCATCTGGCGTTAAGCTTTGACCGGGCCGATGCAAAGATTGCAGAATCGGGAATAGCAGTGGTAGACCCACGCTATCGGGGCCACAAGCTCTTTGAGCGGATGAAGCAGTATTTGCGGGAGCACGCAGCTCAGAATCGGATTGTTGGGTTCTATAGTGAAGCAGTAACCGTCCATCCGTATAGCCAAAAAGGGAGCCTAGCCTTAGGCGGGCATGAAGTCGGATTCCTCCTGGCCTATAGTCCGGGAAGCGTTTCATTTCATGGCATAACTAATCAAGAAAAGCCCAGGCGTCAGTCGGTAGCGTTAATGTATACTCCCGTTCTCGATAGCGCTCCGTCTTCCGTCTATCTGCCTGAGGTTTACCATACTATAGTAAAAAGCATTTACGATGCGTGTGGAATGAAGAGAGAGATTAGCATGAAATCAAGCGCCGGAGGAAGCGTAATTTCGGAGAGAGGCCGCCTGAACGTGTCCCTCCGACCAGACCATAATCAAGCACTCCTGGTGGTAGAAACACCAGGTGAGAATACTCTCGGTGAGATTCGATTTCACCTGAAGCAACTTATCCTTCATCACATAGATTGCATTTATGTAGACCTTCCCATATGGCAAGTGGAGAGTGGTTCGCTGGCAAACGATCTTAGGAATCTTGGCTTCTTCTTCGGCGGAATAATCCCGGAATTGAGAGGCGGGGATATACTCAGGCTACAATACTTGAACAACGTCGAAGTTGCCCCCGAGGATATCGCCGTTGCCTCGGATTTCGGGCGGGCACTTCTGGATATGATACTTCAGGATAAGTCAGAGGTTATGAGCTGACCGTTTTTACCATGAAAGCGCTGAGTTCTCTTTTTACCTGTCCCGGGTCCCGGAAAAGGATTGCGTTTATGCCCGCTCTCTCCGCGCCTTTGACGTTGGCCTCCTTATCATCGATGAAAATGGCCTCTTCCGGTTGCACGCCCAATTTATTCAAGGCTACATGGTAAATTCCCTTTTCCGGTTTTCTCATTCCCTCTACGCAGGAAAAAACAGTGGCGTCAAAAATCTCATATCCTCTCTCTCGAAAATATTCAACCGCCGGGACTTCGGTATTGGATAAAAGTCCGATTTTATATCCGTTTTGTCTCAAAGAAGAGGCCAGGGAGAACATTTCCCGGTTTTCTTTGTAGGCGTTTTTGAAAGAATGACTCCATAACGAATTCATGCTCCGGTCCGGTATGCTGAGAGACCTGCACATTCTTTTCCAGAATACTTCCTCCGAAATCGTTCCCCTCTCGAAATCGGGCCTGCATTCCGGCAGAGCTTTTACCAATTCCTCTTTTTCCACTTGCAATATTTTAGAGAAATGCTCTATCATCCGAGGAATAGGGTCTTCGACTAAAACCCCTCCCCAGTCGAAAATTATCGCCTTGATTAAGCGGGGCATGGTGATAAAGTTTAAGGGAAATATCCATTTTGTACATGATTGACCAGGGGTAATATCATCGGGGTTAGCCTTTTAAGGGATTCTTGGTGTGATCTAATTTAATATAATTTGCCATGATATGGATAAGAGCGTCGATTAATCTGGTCATCTTTACATCCTTTCTTCTTTTATCTCCGAACATCATTTCATCCCAGGAGCTAGTCTTCAAAAAACGCGGTGAAGTGGTAAAAAAACTATCACTCGACCAGATAGAAAAGATCATTGCACCCAAAACTGTAACCGTTTTTGAACCGCACGAATCGGAAAATAGACAATATAGAGGATTTCCGGTCGATAAACTTTTCACAGCGGTGTACGGCGACGACTGGATTAAAACCGAGGAAATATTGTTTACCTGCTCCGACGGCTACGAGGCGACCATCCCTTCCTCGCAATTCCGAAAATATTCTAGCTACCTGGTTTATGCCATTCCGGGCAGGAAGGAGTTTACCCTCATTAACAGGCTTCAAAACAACGAGCTTGTCGAGCTCGGCCCATTCTACCTGGTTTGGGACAACATCCATAACCCCGAGCTTAAAGCGGAAGGAGGCTCGGGCTGGCCCTACCAGGTCGTTTGGGTTGACTTGATAAATTTCTCGGACCGTTTCCCAAATACCGCTCCACCCAAAAATAGCCCGGATGAAGTGAAAAACGGCTTCAGGGCGTTCCGTCAATACTGTATGACCTGCCATAGCATCAACGGAGAGGGGGGAACTAAGTCGGTAGAACTTAACTACCCGGTCAGCGTAACCGAATACATGAAGGAGAAATGGCTCTACCGATGGATAGATAACCCGCAGAGCATTAGATACAACACTACGATGCCTGCATTGAACCCTCAGACAAAAGATCGGGACAGATTAATAAAAGATATCATTGCTTATCTGAAGGCTATGAAAAGTAATAAGATTAAACCTGTATCCGAAACGAAATAATAATATTCAAGGTATATGTGTTTAGATGTAATAGTCAGAATTTGAGATTTCGGGCATGTTAGCATAAGTTACTATATATCTGGAAGTAACTTTCGACGCTGTCATTCTGAGCGAAGCGAAGAATCTAATTTTTCGATGCTTCATTGCGTTCAGCATGACAACCTTGACCTCTTGCGATTTTAAAATAAGTGTAGAGACGCAAAATCTTGCGTCTCTACAGTAGCGATGTCGGTCATCTAAGTGCATCCCGATACCTCTCCCTTATTCTTAGAAAAACCAGGAGTGAGATCAGAGAGCTCAGCCCTAGATATATGCTTGGCGCCAGGATGTTTCCGGTTTCCCTGATTAAGTAAGTGGATACCAGCGGGGCAGTGCCTCCAAACACGGAAAACCCCACGTTATATCCCAGAGACATTGCAGTCATCCGCACGCGTGAGGGAAATAGCTCTACAAGCATCGCTCCAAAAGGTGCGAAGACCATGGCCAATCCTAGAGCAAAAACGGCTTGTGCCCCCAGTATGAATAGCGTGTTACCCGGTAATATCAGGAGAAACATGGGGTAGGATGATACGGCGATCAATAGGGAACCGGCAGCCAGCACCGGCTTCCTGCCGATGCGGTCGGAAATCGCTCCCATTAAGGGAACCACAGACATCATGATAACCATGCTGATTGTATTGATACTAAGAGCCGTGGATTGAGGCAGGTTAATCTCACTCGACAGATAGGTCGTCATATAAACGAAAATCATGTAGAAGGTGACCGAGCCACCCCAGGTTGCCATGATCGTGGTCAGTATTTCTTTCCAGTTCTGTGTCAACGCCTCTAGAACAGGCCGCCGGGATACTTTCCCCTTGCCCTCCAAATCTTTAAAGATGGGAGATTCGTCTATTTGTGTCCTCAGGTATAGAGCGACTACTCCGAGCAGAATCCCGAAGAAGAAAGGGATCCGCCACCCCCAGTTAAGAACGTCATCATAACCAAGTACTGAATTTATTATTGCCCCCATTCCCGAACCGATGAGGATGCCGCCGAGCAGGCTGAATGTGGTAAAGCTGCCGAAGAAACCGCGCCGGGATTGAGGGGCATGCTCGACGATGAATGATATGGAGCCGGTAAATTCGCCGCCTACGGAAATACCTTGTATGAGTCTCAGTATGGTTAAAAGAACGGGTGCGATAACCCCGACCTGGGCGTGAGTGGGCAACACTCCGATCAGCGTAGTGGGAATAGCCATTAGAATAGCCGAAAGCATCAGGGCATTCTTTCTTCCCAGTTTGTCTCCCACGTGCCCGAAAATAACCGCTCCCAGCGGGCGCATCAGGTAACCGGCTGCAAAGACACCGAATGCAGAGATCTGCGCGGTTAGCCGGTCATCCATCGGGAAGAATAATTGAGCGAATACCGGTGCAAAGTAACCATAGAGGGCGAAATCATACCACTCCAATACGTTCGCCGCAGAGCCAGCAAGAAGGGCTCTCTTCTGATTCTTTTTGGATGACTCGACCTGGCTAAGCCTTTCCATAGACAGGAATACCTGCGCCGCTAACCGGTCTTGAATCGTCGGAGGCCAGGAATACCATCACCCTGGCGATCTCCTCAGGCTTTACCCATTTGGAGAAATCAGCCTCGGGCATGTCTCTCCTGTTTGCTGGAGTGTCTATAGTGCTCGGAAGTATAGCATTCACGTTTATGTCGTAGTCTCTTACTTCGTCCGCTATTGTCTCAGTCAGGTTTAATACTCCGGCCTTCGAGGCGGAGTATGCCCCCACGCCCGCTACTCCCTTTAAAGCCGGACGGGAGGAGATATTGATTATCTTTCCATAGTTCTGCTTGATCATCTGGGGCAGTACCGCTTTT
The Thermodesulfobacteriota bacterium DNA segment above includes these coding regions:
- a CDS encoding ATP-binding protein; this encodes MSDNKEPELSNITETQIARLTVLVDTRYFDAVADMVADVAKALGLSEEAARKLDEVLLEVLRKVLEYGYEGDTKQSVDVVLSRRSHSLVVAVEDKGLPFDYQKLEQGKDPRFSSFLSLGYADQVHFVNLGTSGNRVELVRDLPAKDIRDQLDPEEHQAAIKAEEAHPEESLSIRMVRPDEAVELARLVYRCYGYTYPNEFMYYPEQVEARLKSGLMKSCGAYNSRDDIVGHLALSFDRADAKIAESGIAVVDPRYRGHKLFERMKQYLREHAAQNRIVGFYSEAVTVHPYSQKGSLALGGHEVGFLLAYSPGSVSFHGITNQEKPRRQSVALMYTPVLDSAPSSVYLPEVYHTIVKSIYDACGMKREISMKSSAGGSVISERGRLNVSLRPDHNQALLVVETPGENTLGEIRFHLKQLILHHIDCIYVDLPIWQVESGSLANDLRNLGFFFGGIIPELRGGDILRLQYLNNVEVAPEDIAVASDFGRALLDMILQDKSEVMS
- a CDS encoding cytochrome c encodes the protein MIWIRASINLVIFTSFLLLSPNIISSQELVFKKRGEVVKKLSLDQIEKIIAPKTVTVFEPHESENRQYRGFPVDKLFTAVYGDDWIKTEEILFTCSDGYEATIPSSQFRKYSSYLVYAIPGRKEFTLINRLQNNELVELGPFYLVWDNIHNPELKAEGGSGWPYQVVWVDLINFSDRFPNTAPPKNSPDEVKNGFRAFRQYCMTCHSINGEGGTKSVELNYPVSVTEYMKEKWLYRWIDNPQSIRYNTTMPALNPQTKDRDRLIKDIIAYLKAMKSNKIKPVSETK
- a CDS encoding MFS transporter, encoding MERLSQVESSKKNQKRALLAGSAANVLEWYDFALYGYFAPVFAQLFFPMDDRLTAQISAFGVFAAGYLMRPLGAVIFGHVGDKLGRKNALMLSAILMAIPTTLIGVLPTHAQVGVIAPVLLTILRLIQGISVGGEFTGSISFIVEHAPQSRRGFFGSFTTFSLLGGILIGSGMGAIINSVLGYDDVLNWGWRIPFFFGILLGVVALYLRTQIDESPIFKDLEGKGKVSRRPVLEALTQNWKEILTTIMATWGGSVTFYMIFVYMTTYLSSEINLPQSTALSINTISMVIMMSVVPLMGAISDRIGRKPVLAAGSLLIAVSSYPMFLLILPGNTLFILGAQAVFALGLAMVFAPFGAMLVELFPSRVRMTAMSLGYNVGFSVFGGTAPLVSTYLIRETGNILAPSIYLGLSSLISLLVFLRIRERYRDALR
- a CDS encoding HAD family phosphatase, whose protein sequence is MPRLIKAIIFDWGGVLVEDPIPRMIEHFSKILQVEKEELVKALPECRPDFERGTISEEVFWKRMCRSLSIPDRSMNSLWSHSFKNAYKENREMFSLASSLRQNGYKIGLLSNTEVPAVEYFRERGYEIFDATVFSCVEGMRKPEKGIYHVALNKLGVQPEEAIFIDDKEANVKGAERAGINAILFRDPGQVKRELSAFMVKTVSS
- a CDS encoding HAD family acid phosphatase, coding for MTRRLPGLFLLISTSLILVSGISSANEPENLHLAKQAAIFYHDSGEYDYDLGVVAQKAQDYLEKRISENNKLKNKKRLAVVLDIDETSLSNYRHLLALDFGIIPEIYKETIMEAVDPVIPGTLELYKYAKLNGVAVFFITGRTEDLKVATIKNLNNAGYKDWNGLFFKPSSYQQTSIIPYKSSIRKRIQESGYDIVLNIGDQYSDLAGGYSERSFKLPNPYYYIP
- a CDS encoding 2-oxo acid dehydrogenase subunit E2, which gives rise to MVTEFKLPELGEDIQTGDLLKILVSVGDRVTQDQPIMEIETEKALIEVPAPVGGVVKGIHVSEGEQVKIGQLLITIDEDAEAAEKEEKAETKPKEEVKEEKKEKKKEEKKKEPKVEVKEEREKEKVSAEEKAEEEPEEVREAEEKKEPVEKTVSAEREQGEVVEFTRPTKTAAKAKPSSQQAPASPSVRRLAREIGVDINEVPGSGPGGRISEEDVKNYARQVLASGAPDTRPPGRQVKEDTSATHMISMVESIVIPRLPDFAEWGEIERKPMTNVRRKTAEHVSYGWVSPHVTQHDKADITNLEELRKEYGKKAEEAGGKLTVTAIILKVTASALKVFPEFNTSVDMAGGEIIYKKYYHIGIAVDTDRGLLVPVIRDVDKKNIIELSVELNEISEKARNKKLTIEEMRGGTFTISNLGGIGGTYFTPIINFPEVAILGVSRSSVEPVFIDGQFEPRLMLPLSLSYDHRVIDGADAARFLRWVAEALEQPFKLILEG
- the lpdA gene encoding dihydrolipoyl dehydrogenase — protein: MSEKAKSTHVAVIGGGPGGYPAAFLAADLGMEVTLIDEEINPGGVCLYRGCIPSKALLHVAKVITESQHASNWGVEFSKPTIDLDRLREWKDGVVKKLTGGLGQLTKQRKIGYIQGRASFENAQTLRIQNKNGVELLKFSHAILATGSSPAAIPGLSIESPRILDSTSALDLPDIPKNMLVIGGGYIGLELGTVYAALGTRVTVVEMTSGLMPGVDRDLVSVLAKRLEGIFDSIMLNTKVVGMKEEKEGIRVKFEGSEVKEPEQVFEKVLVSVGRKPNSENLGLKNTKVSIDSSGFIKVDVQRRTEEPTIYAIGDVAGEPMLAHKATHEGRVAAEVIAGHKVAFEPQAIPAVVFTDPEIAWCGLTETEAKGQKRPVKVARFPWGASGRATTLDRNDGVTKLILDPETERVLGMGIVGTGAGELIAEGVLAVEMAALASDLSLSIHPHPTLSETIMEAAEVFFGTGTHIYRPKKA
- the aceE gene encoding pyruvate dehydrogenase (acetyl-transferring), homodimeric type; translation: MSVTDKGIKDKEKISELEAIETKEWIDSLDHVLQRGGARRVTDLLRQLQVHAQESGVKLPFTANTPYINTIPVEEQPPFPGSREIERRIKSIIRWNAMAMVVRANRLEEGIGGHISTYASAATLYEIGFNYFFRARTENQEGDIIYFQGHASPGIYARAFLEGRLSVEQLKNFRNELRPGGGLSSYPHPWLMPHFWQFPTVSMGLSPIMAIYQARFNRYLEDRGLKKPSEAKVWAFVGDGEVDEPESLGAITLASREHLDNLIFVINCNLQRLDGPVRGNGKIIQELEAIFRGAGWNVIKVVWGSDWDPLLARDHDGVLLKQMEETVDGQYQKYSVSSGKYIREHFFGVDPRLLEMVKNYSDEQLQKLNRGGHDPEKVYAAYKAAVEHKGSPTVILAKTVKGYGLGESGEGKNITHQQKKLNEEELREFRSRFGIPISDDDVAKAPFYKPSDDSPEMQYLHARRRELGGYIPQRVVKCEPVKTPPDELFEEFYKGSDGREVSTTMAYVRLLVKLLRNKEIGKLIVPIVPDEARTFGMEGLFRQFGIYSHVGQLYEPVDKETLLFYKEAKDGQILEEGITEAGSMSSFIAAGTAYATHGISTIPFFTFYSMFGFQRIGDLIWAAGDMRCRGFLVGGTSGRTTLAGEGLQHQDGNSHILAYPVPNLKAYDPAFAYELAVIIQDGIRRMFEQQQDVFYYLTVMNEPYVQPPMPDGVKEGILKGMYKLKTSEHKNTKLHAQLFGSGAILNEVLKAQKILEEKYDVAADVWSVTSYKELYRDGHDVDRWNMLHPSEIQRVPYIKECLEDVPDDSVFVAATDYIKAVPDSISKWFPRPLVTLGTDGFGRSDSRRALREFFEVDARFITLAVLSELARQKKIGIEVVEHAIKEKHIDPAKPNPVIS